A stretch of the Cyprinus carpio isolate SPL01 chromosome B4, ASM1834038v1, whole genome shotgun sequence genome encodes the following:
- the LOC109077242 gene encoding NADH dehydrogenase [ubiquinone] 1 alpha subcomplex subunit 5-like isoform X3: protein MTSTTGLVGLAVSHNPHERLRILYTKILGSLQTMPQDAAYRKYTEQLITERFTHVKSEPDVEKLEKKINCGQIEEVISQAEAELALSRKMTEWKPWEPLVEDAPANQWKWPI from the exons ATGACAAGT ACCACAGGCTTGGTTGGCCTTGCCGTCTCCCACAATCCACATGAG CGTCTTCGGATTTTGTACACAAAGATCCTGGGCTCTCTACAAACTATGCCTCAGGACGCTGCCTACAGGAAATACACCGAGCAACTGATCACCGAGAGGTTCACCCACGTCAAATCT GAGCCAGACGTAGAAAAGCTCGAAAAGAAAATCAACTGTGGACAGATCGAGGAGGTTATTTCCCAG GCCGAGGCTGAGCTGGCTTTGTCCAGGAAGATGACGGAATGGAAACCGTGGGAGCCTCTGGTAGAGGACGCACCAGCGAACCAGTGGAAATGGCCCATCTGA
- the LOC109077242 gene encoding NADH dehydrogenase [ubiquinone] 1 alpha subcomplex subunit 5-like isoform X1, producing the protein MYGCPQRLYTTGLVGLAVSHNPHERLRILYTKILGSLQTMPQDAAYRKYTEQLITERFTHVKSEPDVEKLEKKINCGQIEEVISQAEAELALSRKMTEWKPWEPLVEDAPANQWKWPI; encoded by the exons ATGTACGGTTGTCCTCAGCGTTTGTAT ACCACAGGCTTGGTTGGCCTTGCCGTCTCCCACAATCCACATGAG CGTCTTCGGATTTTGTACACAAAGATCCTGGGCTCTCTACAAACTATGCCTCAGGACGCTGCCTACAGGAAATACACCGAGCAACTGATCACCGAGAGGTTCACCCACGTCAAATCT GAGCCAGACGTAGAAAAGCTCGAAAAGAAAATCAACTGTGGACAGATCGAGGAGGTTATTTCCCAG GCCGAGGCTGAGCTGGCTTTGTCCAGGAAGATGACGGAATGGAAACCGTGGGAGCCTCTGGTAGAGGACGCACCAGCGAACCAGTGGAAATGGCCCATCTGA
- the LOC109077242 gene encoding NADH dehydrogenase [ubiquinone] 1 alpha subcomplex subunit 5-like isoform X2, with protein MAGVIKKTTGLVGLAVSHNPHERLRILYTKILGSLQTMPQDAAYRKYTEQLITERFTHVKSEPDVEKLEKKINCGQIEEVISQAEAELALSRKMTEWKPWEPLVEDAPANQWKWPI; from the exons ATGGCTGGTGTGATCAAGAAG ACCACAGGCTTGGTTGGCCTTGCCGTCTCCCACAATCCACATGAG CGTCTTCGGATTTTGTACACAAAGATCCTGGGCTCTCTACAAACTATGCCTCAGGACGCTGCCTACAGGAAATACACCGAGCAACTGATCACCGAGAGGTTCACCCACGTCAAATCT GAGCCAGACGTAGAAAAGCTCGAAAAGAAAATCAACTGTGGACAGATCGAGGAGGTTATTTCCCAG GCCGAGGCTGAGCTGGCTTTGTCCAGGAAGATGACGGAATGGAAACCGTGGGAGCCTCTGGTAGAGGACGCACCAGCGAACCAGTGGAAATGGCCCATCTGA